From a single Aspergillus puulaauensis MK2 DNA, chromosome 2, nearly complete sequence genomic region:
- a CDS encoding ankyrin repeat domain-containing protein (COG:M;~EggNog:ENOG410PKKZ;~InterPro:IPR002110,IPR020683,IPR036770;~PFAM:PF00023;~go_function: GO:0005515 - protein binding [Evidence IEA]) encodes MSLGFSLSDCKLVLDAVLYARTLKQAPENFEELVSLYQSFYWQLDSMFELLGSPRFNKGQSRFVRSVFKRCGKTLEELKEFLYDHESLGTDSPKLRQRFTFSFEKIERWNRAIEAHSINLVGVETLYNRTNVKKLERQVAWLVSRDASKKKGESQLSVCTLDSLSTNGRELWTEIRHSLQRVGISAKVYDEYEHEITAELEKIASGYQQTQTINQVTNTNQCTNAEENPATATITARDLLDAAERRDWEKAKQLLRAIPAIDTHIHILEIRLCFSLAVFHRAWPIVETLVERGSDPDGRSIDGQPAICVAASSESLSTIKKLTEKGADLNARDSQKHTALLRSAVLNNWEIVTFLAESGGKVDAVAQNILGPQATVLSYAATYKTWDKFKYLLEKGADSNSLCLSGNPILVSAAAFQQWDIVKLLVKHGANVNAKGLEGKRALAYVFDAFVSKSRQNSEASQSVAKVAAALIKKGAMMGTEELTPLSAGTLGEQAWKKFLSSENTAYDLKMLFRPGPR; translated from the exons ATGAGCCTTGGGTTTAGCCTCAGTGATTGTAAACTAGTCTTGGATGCCGTGCTGTATGCTCGCACTCTCAAGCAAGCTCCCGAGAATTTCGAAGAGCTCGTGTCTCTTTACCAGTCATTTTACTGGCAGCTTGATTCCATGTTCGAACTCCTCGGCTCTCCTCGTTTCAACAAAGGCCAGAGTCGTTTTGTTCGCTCGGTGTTCAAGAGGTGCGGTAAGACGCTAGAAGAGTTGAAGGAGTTTCTATACGACCATGAGAGCCTTGGGACAGACTCTCCAAAACTGCGCCAAAGATTCACTTTTTCGTTTGAGAAAATCGAAAGGTGGAACAGGGCCATCGAAGCCCACAGTATCAACCTCGTGGGTGTTGAGACTCTCTATAACCG TACCAACGTGAAGAAACTTGAAAGGCAGGTAGCCTGGCTTGTTTCGAGGGATGCCTCCAAAAAGAAAGGTGAATCGCAACTTTCGGTGTGTACGCTAGACTCTCTCTCTACAAACGGCCGCGAGCTCTGGACCGAGATTCGACACAGTCTTCAGCGCGTGGGAATCTCTGCAAAGGTATACGACGAATACGAACACGAGATCACAGCGGAGCTTGAGAAAATCGCCTCGGGATACCAGCAAACCCAAACTATCAACCAAGTGACGAACACGAATCAATGCACCAATGCCGAAG AGAACCCAGCTACTGCAACTATCACGGCTCGGGACCTTCTTGACGCCGCCGAACGAAGAGActgggagaaggcgaagcaaCTCCTTAGGGCTATACCTGCAATAGACACACACATACACATACTGGAGATAAGGCTATGTTTCTCGCTTGCCGTATTCCACAGAGCGTGGCCCATCGTTGAGACATTGGTTGAAAGAGGTTCCGACCCAGATGGGAGATCAATAGATGGTCAACCAGCAATTTGTGTCGCTGCGTCTTCTGAATCCTTGTCCACGATAAAGAAACTTACAGAAAAAGGAGCAGACTTGAATGCTAGGGACAGCCAAAAGCATACGGCTCTTCTTAGGTCTGCCGTTCTTAATAATTGGGAGATCGTTACCTTCCTGGCTGAATCCGGAGGTAAAGTTGACGCTGTGGCGCAAAACATACTAGGCCCTCAGGCCACCGTTCTTTCATATGCTGCTACCTACAAGACCTGGGataaatttaaatatctCCTTGAAAAGGGCGCAGACAGCAATTCGTTATGTTTGAGTGGCAATCCGATCTTGGTTTCCGCCGCCGCGTTTCAGCAGTGGGATATCGTGAAGTTGCTTGTCAAGCACGGAGCAAATGTGAATGCAAAAGGGCTGGAAGGGAAAAGAGCCCTTGCCTATGTATTTGATGCGTTTGTCTCAAAGTCGCGTCAGAACTCCGAAGCAAGCCAGTCTGTTGCCAAAGTCGCGGCTGCATTGATAAAGAAGGGAGCGATGATGGGCACGGAGGAACTGACGCCACTTTCAGCAGGCACTTTGGGAGAACAAGCTTGGAAGAAATTCTTGAGTTCTGAAAATACTGCATATGACTTGAAAATGCTGTTTCGACCAGGTCCTCGTTAG